The genomic DNA CAATGACAAACATACAATTATCACTAGCACACCAACTGTATTAGCCTGTAGGTATATCACATCTTTTCAGTGACTGAAGGAAACTGATGCTGAATCGAGAGCTTAGAAAAACTAAAGCCATCACAGCAATTTACATGTCAAACAATCGGGCTCTTGAAAACAGAGCACATCCAGTCAAATGTACATCAGCCTTGTCTGTCCCCTGTTGATCctatacagtatttacacatgTGCAAAGGAATTTAATACAACAAATCAGAGAGTGAAATCTCTACGCTCCGAACCTACCATTTGTTTGGCAAATGTCTCAAACCTCACAGGAAGCCAAGTgccttcctcctctccctctttgtCTAGAAGGGTAGAAGCAAGAGCTCTGGCCGGAAATGACTCTACCCATCATCCTCTGCTCTGCATAGAGCTCCGAGGATATGGGTGACCTACTTTGAGTCCAAACTTTGCTGCTCGTGTACAGAAAGCAACAACATTGTCCGAAGCAGCGCGAGAAGTCCTGCAGTGAAGACAGACGTCGTAATACTGATTTTGTGGTATTGCTAGTCCTACCGCAGCACAGCGTTGTGGGTTCATCAGACGCTGTGCAGCTCAACCACAGCTTCTGCCAATTCTGTGTTTGAGTGCAATATCAGTGAGGCCACTCTAGtgtcaacaaagaaaaataaaggcaaatCTCAATTGCATTACGACAGGAAATCAAACTATTACAGCTACAGGGGGGAATTAAAGGCCATCTCGCAGATAAGTGTTGGCAACAAGTCAAGCGAAATTTGATTTTCTGCCAGTCGAAGAGCAGAGAAGCAGCCAAGattgtttggtttttattgGGTTCTTGtaaaaaatttgtaaaagtgCACACATTATGTATGACCTGAAAGGCAAAAGGGGTCCCGAGCATGATCCTCTGCCAAGTGCTGCAACAACTTAATAGGCTTAGAATTAGCCTGTTGGAAGCATGAAGAAAGGGATTACTGTAAGATCCAGAGCCAAAGGATACGAGGAGCAGTGACACAGTGAGAGGAGATCAAGTTAAACACAACAGTATTATgtgtcaaagaaaacagaaaaagcagagtTCCTCTGGCTCGTAGAGGATGCCGTGTGCTGATGTCTTCTCTCACTTCTTCCCTGAAGGTGAGAGGTACTGCATGCATAAGTAAGGACCGCTGGCTGACATTGTGTTCAGCCTGGTAAACAAATACCAACACGGTTATCGCACCCAATCCAGCCTCACAGAGCTTCAACATATAATGCAGTAGGTAGTTAGGAGGAATAAATataaacaactaaataaaaGTGCTTTCACTGAATTCCTCGCCCCTTTTACACATTCAGGTCTGAACGGACTCGCGTGTGAATATTCATGCCGCTGCTCTTATAATACCAGCAGCTCCAACTTCACATaattaaatagatttttaagcAACTCGGGGATTTCTCTGAAGAGTAGATTTGTTTGCCACATGTGGGGGAGTCACTCCACAAAGTCCCAGAATGCTTTGCTGTAGTGCGCTCGCTTGTTCAGATTTTCTTATTATAGGATCATTCAGATTTACTACAACTTGCATTTTCATAGTTTGGGAGTAATAGCTTTCCTTCTGGATATGATAACGCAGTGTTCACCAAAATAACTGCTGAGACCTGGGAACACTGAACCTGTCCACCACACACTGTGACAGCTATCACTGTAGCCTGCATAACTGAAGAATACATGCTAAAAAGCCAAagctggttttgtgtgttttgtttgaaatgaaatgcCAAACATTAGCGTGGTAAATCTGCCACTGCTACCACTATAAACCATGCTAATCTAAGATCAGAAGagcaatttctgggctccggatattcgggcccaaTTATTCGGGGAAAGATTATCCAAGTGTTTAGATCTCAAAatgaatatttggataccaccACAATGACCGAATATTCAGGTCCAACCCTACTGGGCACCCATACTAGATGGAACCTAGTAACATTGTTATGTTCCTTTCAACATGAAACCAGTCCGAATTACTGCAGTCACACGTAGAAGAGCAGCAGTAATTCACTGATAAGCTGTCAACTATTAAAATATTCGTCAGTTATTTGGATAATGGATTAATTGAAGTATTattgttaagaaaaaaaagtaaaaattctcaGATTCCaggctttaaaaatgtaattattttccggTTTCTTTCCTTCACTCCAACTGTAAATAGAGCATGCCCGGAATGTGGACAAGAAGTTGGAGGATATCATCTTGGGCTGTGAAAAGATAGCAATGCATATTTTTCAGGATGTTGATCAATTCTATACGACAAAAACTAATCACTTAATTGACAGAAAAATCAATAGATTAATCAAAAATTTAAGTATTTGCGAGTTCTATCCCAAACATTGATAGGGAGGCTTGCACCCATCATGatataatgacatttttctgtacAGTACTGCCATGCCAAGGCCAACCAGGATAACCAGGCAGTATTACTACACTGTAAGGGTCTCACACAGTGCATCTAACTATCTGTATTGTCTAGTCTTGGGTGTTAGATGCTCCTTCTGTAACACTCCGTCAGGTTTAAATAAAGCCAGAAGGCACATTCATGTAAAAGTCACCCTTGTTTGGATTCACTTTAGCATTTGAAGCAGAAACGTTACATGTCCATGTCTGAGGGAGCTTTGATGAACGCAGTGGCAACgataaaaatgaaaaccaacTTGTACTAAACCTGAATGATCCTTTAGCCTCTATGCCTTGCTGACTGTGAGGCTGGTAAGattaagtgttttgtgtttaagGCTCTATGTCAATAAGTTACCGCTCTTGATCGCTGTACATTCTGGTCAACTGGTTAGGGGTTTCTCTGGGACCATTGGACTTATCTTGAAATTTGCAGTGAACAGGGAGTGGATAATAACGGCCACAAGAACCTGCTGGCTGGACACGTGCTGATAAAAATCCCCTCCACTACACAGCAAATAAAGCTGGCCTaagaggggaggaaaaaaaaaaagttacctTCAAGCACCAATGTTTggtatttttccttctttaagaCAACAGAGCAAAATCGACCTTGACAGTCGACACTTGTCTACAAATACCATCATGCTTCATGTTTTTTATACCTGAGCATTCAGGGCTTATCAGCAATTTATGCCAAAATAGACTCAAATCTTGATGCAAATATTGTAATTATTAATGCTGGTGGTAAAGACCAGGCTGAAACGTTTTTTTTGCATCAGGTTCTGTCAAAGCCACAAAACATTCCACACATTGAGGTGACTGGGTTTTAATATTGGCCCTTTGGATAAATGCATGCGGTAGAAATCACAGGACAATGTCTCATATTGCATTTAGTAACAATTAGCACCAAGTTCAAGATGGTATTTGGAGACAAGCTGTTTGGCTGTCACTCTGACTTTCCCTTCTAAttgaatgcaggacttttggggtcattttgctCTTCCATCACGCTCGAGTGATTGTGTAAGGAGGAAGTGGAAGCTGTGATGTGATTAGCCTGAGACTAAACTGCAGtttggagcagcagcagtggtggGTGTCACATCTTTCCCCTTCAATATAAAGACACAGCAAGTACAAGACCCTATGTGCTTGGACAGTGGATGAAGTTTAAGCCACAATACAAacaatgactattctagttatTGTTCCCTAGTTAAAAACAATAATCCCCCATTACGGGATCCTCTGGGATAACAGTAGCTAATGAGATGTGTACATGTGCTTGATGGGCTGAGTCTGTGGTGCTGCTTGCTCATCCATCACGTGTCCCAGTCCAGCTCTCTGCAAGCGATACGGACCAGTCTGAGCTCCAGTTCAAAGGCGTCAGGCCGTTCCTGAGGGTTGGCCGACAGCATCTCCCTGATCAGCTGCTTCATGTGGCTGTTCATGCTCTTTTTCCTCGCGGGGATCAGCAGCTCCATCTTTGGGTTTTCTAACAGGGCCTCCCCTAAGGGTACAATCTCTGAGCCCTGCTGCACGTAGCTCCCCAGCAGCTCCTTCTGAGTCTCCACATCAACAAAAGTGATGCGCTCAACCATGGCCCAGATAATCACCCCCAGGGCGAAGATATCTGCCTTGGCTGTGTAGTGGCCTTCCCAGACCTCTGGGGCCATGTAGAAGTCTGTCCCACAAGCTGTGGACAGGAAGCACTTGTTAACGCTGGCCGGTTCCTCGGAGTTGAGCCCAGAAGTCGAGCAGACCTTGCTTAAGCCGAAATCGGCCACTTTGAGGGTGGGCTCAGATGAGCCGGCTGGCGTACAGGCCTGCGAGATGAGGATGTTGTCCGGTTTGAGGTCACGGTGTATGATCTGGTTACGGTGCAGGAAGGCCAGGGCGCTGCCCAGCTGCAGCATGAAGCTGGTGTTAGTCTTGCGGCTGGGCTTACGGGACAGCAGGTAGGCGTTCATGTCGCCTCCATCACAGAAGTCCATGACGAACCACAAGTAGTAGGCACAGCACGGGTCGAAGGTGATCTCACCCTTCAGAGACGTCTCCACCAGCTGCAGTgcaaacacagaagaaaaagtagatataaatatattttaacataGTGATGGACCTTGGCACAGTTACACCAGCAACTGGCACCACACATTCACCCCAGCTGCCTCAACCCCCCTAtcagaaaaatgtaataaaaccttCACATGGGTTTCAGCAGCAAGTTTCCAAGGTTGATTAGCGAACAATAATATATCGTACTGCAGCCATAGCAGTGACAGCAAGATCAACAAGGTGCCTGATACGCAGCCCTTCTGTGACTGCTCTGCCTCCAGCTGAAAGGCAGGAATCAcatgaaaatacatttcattCTATTCACAAGTGTCTctggtgaagaaaaaaaaagtgatcctgatgaacacatgaatgaaaaaattaCCTGCAAGGCCGCAATTTAGCCGACTAAACACGGAGCATGACACCTGCATTTACAGGAAATAAACATAAAGCCCTACTTTAAATACCCAAAGACTTACATAATTATTGATTGAGTGACAAACAATTCCGTGGTACAAAGGGCAGAAAAAGTCAGTATGGTTGCTCTGACTTTGTATGCAGACCATGTTTATCTCCTACCTCTCTTTGTGGGACCGTTCTTTAAATCAAAGCAGCATGAGGGGCCTCTCATCTTTTATCCTTGCCACTGGAGGTAAGTTCATTTAATCTCCCTTTCTGACAGCAGACCACAAACCCATGAGGTTTCATCCATCTCTCATTAAATTAAGATTAAATGGAATGCGTATCTGGAATTTGATAGATGGTGTTTTGTAATAGCCAGAGAAAAGTTACCGGTTTGCTAATGGACAATGAGAAAAGCAAAAGGCTACATCTTCTGGAGATAACGTTAgtcattcattttaaaaatggaaggTGACAGTcgtgataaaaaaaaacgtgaaaaTGCTGAATTGGCAGTTGAAGTGCAATGATTATGAGTTGAGGTGAGACTTAGTGGTGGGTAAACATTCATTCATACATATCATCTAtgattacctccgccaaggaggttatgcgacACCCgacgtttgtgtgtccgtctgtctgttagcaagataactcaaaaacaccggggcagattcacatgaaattttgagaggatgtagactatggtaagaggaagagcttatttaattttggtggcaatccggaaaggatcctggattctggatccaaagtatgacaaaaacatcatagattagtatgtcgtccaacaaattggagcaaggtgtccataTGGCTCAACTGGTTACGAAGGTgcttcgtaaacagaactgtgtcagagacgcaagttcgattccagctcatgctcctttactgcatgggtttcctgttttcctctctatccttggcggaggtctgcactctctgagtgcttttctagttctgaatgaaatcaccaaaatctattttttgtcacattcatTCATACATTCATTGACCATTTTACTCCAGAACAAACGTCAAATTCTGGTTTTATAAAAGACATTTACTATTTCACTTCAGCACTTTGATTTCATTACTGGGCTGTCAGTGCCTCAGTGGTTTGCACTGTGATCTttcagctagaagatccccagttcgcatctcagcctgggatctttctgcatggagtttgcacatCCTCCCTGTCCATGCCtggattttctccaggtactctggcttcctcccatattccaaaaacatgctgttgTCAAGTCGTGATGTTAAATtgttcataggtgtgaatgagagtgtgattgtctctatacGACCTGTCCACTTTGTCCCCTGcattcactctaagtcagctgggatagagtccagccgccctgcgaccctaatgaggtttaaatggtgtatagataatggatggatggattgctTCATTACTTCCACACTAGAAGAAGATGAACTAAAAGATGAGATGGCAGCACTAAAACCTGGTGTCAGTTCAAGATGTGCCAGAGAAAGTCGTGTGTAGCGTCAGTTGTGTCTACACCCTGTGAAAGACGTTAAAACACCAGTTGTAGTTGTGAGCTAAAGTATAACAATGAGTTCATGCAGACAAATCATGCATTGAAGCTTCTTATGCAAACTGCTTCACAGACAAAGCCCATGTTCAGAGTTTGTGTAATAGGCAACTCCGAGTGGAAACTCTGCTGTAAACAAATGGCTGCCAGTTGTTAGACATGCCACTAGCCAAGGAATCCACTTTCAAAAAGAATGGATGTAGGTTATCCCATTTGGCGCGGCCAGATAATTCTGTCCTATTATCATTTGTTTTTCCCCTAAGCACGTACTGGAATATTACGGagcaatgaaacaaaaaaaaaaaaaaaaaaaaaaaagagtgctgGGATAAAGGGATTCTGGGAAAACGTCCAATGCAAGCGCTGCAGAAAACTGAACGAACAGTCTGACAATGGGCCTGCGAGCTGCTCAGAGGCTATAATCAGGCCTGGGAGCCTGCCGTCAGACAGCAGGGAGGCACTGCAACATGACAGGCTGCAGACAGGTTGACTGGAAAGGGGAGCCCCCAGCCCAACCCCCACCTCAACCTGACAACACGTTCATGTGACAGTGGGGCCACAGGCAACACAGGCCAACCAGAAACCTCCAGCTCTTCCACTAATGCAAACCAAGCAGCACACATGCATATAAAGCAGTGGCAGCCTTTATAGTGATATCCAGCACATCCAGAACTATAATTCCTGACACTAATAACTGTAATATGACATTACGACCAAATAATAAGTCTGCTGATGATGAGTCACTTTTTGATACTGGAAAAATTGCAGCTTTTTATGTCTTGCCTGTTGTAGTATacatatcacacacacacacactttccagtagcctagccgcgctagacaacccacggcaacgaatttaattctctgccagggtgggtctagttaccctccataaggctcgaggttggattctcctaaaactggccggaccaatcaccatgaagtgtagagtcagaaggcgggcgtaacgaagtgacgacagaggcgcgacgattctgacagaaacaaccagcgcacagtaaacagttatctttcgactcggctttggccacagcccttaaagatttgaagctaaaattcaacttgaaagataaacaaaggacgacacttaagtgtttcattgagaagaaagacgtatttggacttatgccgacgggatatggcaaatccttaatataccagttggctccgcggctccgctggttgggaagctaatgggacttagccacaatccgccggtgctctcggaactacgtcagcctattcgttgcgttgattggttgtatacctacccaattgctgcagagggatttgatagacaaccttttagcccgcctccctccctgtcgagcttccctagacccttgtgccgtcagaaacatgggtatagcgtggctaggctaacttTCCAGTAGCAATGTAACGATAGAGATTCACCCTTTATTCTAGAATATGTCATAGGATGTCATGATACACCCTAAATCTAAACAGGCTTCCCATTCATTACAGAAATTATAAGACACAGCAACATGTGGTCATCGAGGGCTTTCTGAACACTGTTTTCTATTTCCTCTGAACTCCGCAATCATCTCTGTCTCAAGCCAAAAATGGTCATTTGATATCAAAAGATATTAATAAGCTGTGATTCTGGCAGTGCTGTACAGCAAACAATGCCTGTAAAAAGTGGGAAAGGCAGATCGTCAGATGACATGCATGGCTATGTGAGGCAGCAAGCACCAAATGTGTTCATTCAATCAATTTCTGACTGATTTTAAAGTGGGCAGTAACTGAGAGGAAAGAGAGCATGGGAGAGACATACAGCAAAGGTTTGGACAGTCAGGAACCGGGACTCACTGCTCAGAGCATTTAAATCGTGTGCTGGGGCAGCTCATAACTTTATATAATTTACAGTTGCTATAATGATCACTAAAACCGTGCTgtcaatgtgagaaaaaaattaatggaAAAACATAAATCTGAACACAAATATTCATCAGACTACAAAATATCTGATGACAGACaaccagtcaaagtttggacatcttctcattcacataTTTTAATTATGATTATTACTATTTCAGCGTTAAACACAGATCAAAAAACAACCAGTTAGAACTAATATGAAACTTCACTGTGTCTCAGTGAAAGGAGTTACATTATGGAacagctgcagtgatgaatTGAAATTATGTAAAACAATAGGTAGGTtaaaatacatctttaaaaCGGAAATATTAAACAGATACAGAATAGAAAAAGAATAGAACAAAGGTAAAATCAGTAACATCAGGGGTGTTGTGTATCCTGTGatgatatttttgcttttgttttgaattttgtATTTTACGCTTTTATTCTTTTGATTtcgctgctgtttttgttgttaattaAATGACTGGCTATGACCTGAACCAGTGACTGAAACCAGTGTTTCAGGGTGAATTTAGTGAATTTAGTGTTACATTTTGATAAGGAATAAGGGGCGGGACTACATAAGTTGTTTTTACCCTCTTAGAACAAAATCTGGTTTTGAAATTGATTATTGGTAGtacaaaaaatgttattttattttgttgtatatgtacaaatgtatacatatatgtatgtattgtttTCCTTTGATCCAAGTTCGAAATAAATCTATTTATGATCACACACCCACGCATGTCAAGATGTGGTGTACATCGAGGTGTGACAGAAACGTAGAGGCTTTGAGACTTCAGTGAGTCTGCGG from Acanthochromis polyacanthus isolate Apoly-LR-REF ecotype Palm Island chromosome 11, KAUST_Apoly_ChrSc, whole genome shotgun sequence includes the following:
- the pdik1l gene encoding serine/threonine-protein kinase pdik1l — protein: MVSSQPKYELIQEVGRGSYGVVYEAVVKRTGARVAVKKIRCHSPENVELALREFWALSSIQSQHPNVIHLEECILQRDQLAQRMSHGSSSPLYLELVETSLKGEITFDPCCAYYLWFVMDFCDGGDMNAYLLSRKPSRKTNTSFMLQLGSALAFLHRNQIIHRDLKPDNILISQACTPAGSSEPTLKVADFGLSKVCSTSGLNSEEPASVNKCFLSTACGTDFYMAPEVWEGHYTAKADIFALGVIIWAMVERITFVDVETQKELLGSYVQQGSEIVPLGEALLENPKMELLIPARKKSMNSHMKQLIREMLSANPQERPDAFELELRLVRIACRELDWDT